The Shewanella zhangzhouensis genome has a window encoding:
- the argC gene encoding N-acetyl-gamma-glutamyl-phosphate reductase, whose protein sequence is MKKIAIIGASGYTGAQLTALIDAEPHLQVQGLYVSEGSADKGKPLSSLYPVYSHLKYCLSPLTAEAKDAIVAEADAVALATEHSVSLELAAYFYEKGLAVFDLSGAYRFADTAQYPKWYGFEHSHPEVLAKAVYGLAEWNADAVAATRMIAVPGCYPTASLTALKPLKAMLTDARPVINAVSGVTGAGRKAQLHTSFCEVSLTPYGVLGHRHQPEIATQLGQEVIFTPHLGNFKRGILATITVQLKPGTRREDVAKAYSVYDQSPIVTVKEGQFPKVDDVVFTPNCHLGWKFDEDSGYLVVASAIDNLMKGAASQALQCIKIHFGV, encoded by the coding sequence ATGAAAAAGATCGCCATTATTGGTGCCAGCGGCTACACAGGCGCGCAGCTCACAGCCCTTATTGATGCTGAGCCGCACCTGCAAGTCCAGGGCCTTTATGTGTCTGAAGGCAGTGCCGACAAAGGTAAGCCTCTGTCCTCTCTGTATCCGGTGTACAGCCATCTGAAATATTGTCTGTCACCCCTGACCGCTGAAGCCAAAGACGCCATAGTTGCTGAGGCAGACGCGGTTGCCCTTGCCACCGAACATTCAGTGTCACTGGAACTTGCCGCCTATTTCTATGAAAAAGGCCTGGCCGTGTTTGATTTGAGCGGTGCCTACCGCTTTGCCGATACGGCTCAGTATCCCAAGTGGTACGGATTTGAGCACAGCCATCCCGAAGTGCTGGCCAAGGCTGTGTATGGCCTCGCCGAGTGGAATGCCGATGCCGTGGCGGCGACCCGTATGATTGCCGTGCCGGGCTGCTATCCAACTGCCTCGCTCACTGCTTTGAAACCCCTCAAAGCCATGCTGACCGACGCGCGTCCGGTGATTAACGCCGTCAGCGGTGTGACCGGCGCTGGCCGCAAGGCACAGCTGCACACCAGCTTTTGTGAAGTAAGCCTGACGCCCTATGGCGTGCTGGGCCACAGACATCAACCGGAAATTGCCACCCAGCTGGGTCAGGAAGTGATTTTCACACCGCATCTGGGCAATTTTAAGCGCGGCATTCTGGCCACCATCACGGTGCAGTTAAAGCCGGGTACCCGCCGTGAAGATGTTGCCAAGGCCTACAGCGTGTATGACCAGAGCCCCATAGTGACGGTGAAAGAAGGCCAGTTCCCCAAGGTGGACGATGTGGTATTCACCCCCAATTGTCACCTGGGTTGGAAGTTTGACGAAGACAGCGGCTACCTGGTGGTTGCCAGTGCCATCGACAATTTGATGAAGGGCGCTGCCAGTCAGGCACTTCAATGCATAAAAATTCATTTTGGCGTTTAA
- a CDS encoding argininosuccinate synthase: MAIENSKTGVKKVVLAYSGGLDTSAIIPWLKENYDNCEIVAFCADVGQGEEELVGLTEKALASGASECHIVDLKEEFVKDYIYPTIATGAIYEGTYLLGTSMARPIIAKAQVEVARKVGADALCHGCTGKGNDQVRFEGCFAALAPDLKVIAPWREWDMESREDLLAYLAERNIKTSASATKIYSRDANAWHISHEGGELEDPWNEPSKQVWTMTVDPLDAPDEPEYVTLKIENARVTEVNGEALSPYQALMKLNAIAAPHGVGRIDITENRLVGMKSRGCYETPGGTVMFAALRAVEELVLDKSSREWREQVAARMAHLVYDGRWFTPLCDSLLAASESLATMVNGEVVVKLYKGQAVPVKKRSPNSLYSEAFATFGQDSVYDQKHAEGFIRLYSLASRIRAYNTK; the protein is encoded by the coding sequence ATGGCAATCGAAAACAGCAAAACCGGCGTCAAGAAAGTAGTACTGGCCTATTCAGGCGGTCTGGACACCTCGGCCATCATTCCGTGGCTGAAAGAAAACTATGATAACTGCGAAATCGTCGCCTTCTGCGCCGACGTGGGTCAGGGTGAAGAAGAGCTGGTGGGCCTGACCGAAAAGGCCCTTGCCTCAGGCGCGAGTGAGTGTCACATAGTTGACCTGAAAGAAGAATTTGTTAAAGACTACATCTACCCCACCATAGCGACTGGTGCCATTTACGAAGGCACTTACCTGCTGGGTACCTCCATGGCCCGTCCTATCATTGCCAAGGCGCAGGTAGAAGTGGCCCGCAAAGTGGGCGCCGATGCCCTGTGCCACGGCTGTACCGGCAAGGGTAACGACCAGGTGCGTTTCGAAGGCTGTTTCGCTGCGCTGGCCCCCGACCTGAAAGTGATTGCCCCATGGCGTGAGTGGGACATGGAAAGCCGTGAAGATCTGCTGGCGTATCTCGCCGAGCGCAACATCAAGACCTCGGCCTCTGCCACCAAGATTTACAGCCGTGATGCCAACGCCTGGCACATCTCCCACGAAGGTGGTGAGCTGGAAGACCCGTGGAACGAGCCTTCCAAGCAGGTATGGACCATGACCGTGGATCCGCTGGATGCGCCCGACGAGCCTGAGTACGTGACCCTCAAGATTGAAAATGCCCGGGTGACCGAGGTGAATGGCGAGGCCCTGAGCCCATATCAGGCGCTGATGAAGCTTAACGCCATTGCCGCACCCCACGGCGTTGGCCGTATCGACATTACCGAAAACCGCCTGGTGGGCATGAAGTCCCGCGGCTGCTACGAAACCCCCGGCGGTACCGTGATGTTTGCTGCCCTGCGCGCGGTGGAAGAGCTGGTGCTTGACAAGAGTAGCCGTGAATGGCGTGAGCAGGTTGCCGCCCGTATGGCACACCTGGTGTACGACGGCCGTTGGTTCACCCCTCTGTGTGACTCTCTGCTGGCTGCCTCCGAGTCGCTGGCGACCATGGTCAACGGTGAGGTAGTGGTTAAGCTCTACAAGGGGCAGGCAGTGCCTGTGAAGAAGCGTTCACCCAACAGCCTCTACTCAGAAGCCTTTGCCACCTTCGGTCAGGACAGCGTGTACGATCAGAAACACGCCGAAGGTTTTATCCGTCTCTACTCGCTGGCGAGCCGTATCCGCGCTTACAACACCAAGTAA
- a CDS encoding arylsulfatase, producing MKLKHLAAAIGMGIASHSYAAEQPNIVVIFGDDVGWQNVSAYGMGTMGYLTPNLDSIGNSGIRFTDHYAQPSSTAGRAAFITGQYPIRSGMTTVAMPGGALGLKAESPSLAEVLKKAGYATGQFGKNHLGDHNFALPTVHGFDEFFGNLYHLNTQEEHEQRDYQNFAKAYSGSMEAYHKKFGTRGVLHCYATDKADNTKDPRFGVVGKQRCEDTGPLGQERQKEFDRNEMLPTALKFIDKAVKEDKPFFAWVNTSRMHLYTRLNDKWRYAAENISSDYDMYGSGMMQHDDDIGFLLKELESRGLKDNTIIVYSTDNGPEHSSWPHGGTTPFRGEKMTTYEGGVRVPTMVSWPGKIPSGQVLNGIQGHQDLFTTLAAAAGIPDVNQRMLKEKKQYIDGVNNLDYWTGKSAKSARDHILYYFEGQLSAVRLGPWKFHFAIAEHYYDNLLPLAKPKVYNLRADPFESYDSVDSNGHLAQKVSWMLAPVSEIIQQHVESLVKYPPTQGGTTFDMTKTIEDAMKKTQQ from the coding sequence ATGAAGTTAAAACATTTGGCAGCGGCCATAGGTATGGGAATAGCCTCCCACAGTTATGCCGCCGAGCAGCCCAATATCGTCGTCATCTTTGGCGACGATGTGGGTTGGCAGAACGTCAGTGCATACGGCATGGGTACCATGGGCTACCTAACACCCAACCTCGACAGCATTGGTAACTCAGGGATCCGCTTTACCGACCACTATGCCCAGCCCAGCTCCACTGCGGGACGGGCAGCCTTTATCACCGGCCAATACCCCATTCGCAGCGGTATGACCACGGTCGCCATGCCGGGCGGCGCGCTGGGCCTCAAGGCCGAGTCACCGTCATTGGCTGAGGTGTTGAAAAAAGCCGGCTACGCCACCGGACAGTTCGGTAAAAACCATTTGGGCGACCATAACTTCGCCCTGCCCACAGTACATGGTTTTGATGAGTTCTTCGGTAACCTTTACCACCTCAACACCCAGGAAGAACACGAGCAGCGCGATTATCAGAACTTCGCCAAGGCCTATTCCGGTTCGATGGAAGCCTATCACAAGAAATTTGGCACCCGCGGAGTGCTCCACTGCTACGCCACAGATAAAGCCGACAACACCAAGGATCCGCGCTTTGGCGTGGTCGGTAAGCAGCGCTGTGAGGATACGGGACCTCTGGGGCAAGAGCGGCAAAAGGAATTTGACCGCAATGAGATGCTGCCAACCGCCCTTAAGTTTATCGACAAGGCGGTAAAGGAAGACAAACCCTTCTTCGCCTGGGTTAACACCAGTCGCATGCACCTCTACACCCGCCTGAACGATAAATGGCGTTACGCCGCAGAAAACATCTCGTCTGACTACGACATGTACGGCAGCGGTATGATGCAGCACGACGATGACATCGGATTCCTGCTCAAGGAGCTGGAATCTCGAGGCCTGAAGGACAACACCATCATCGTTTACAGCACAGACAATGGCCCTGAGCATTCCTCCTGGCCCCACGGTGGCACAACCCCCTTCCGGGGCGAGAAGATGACCACCTATGAGGGTGGTGTTCGTGTGCCCACCATGGTCAGCTGGCCCGGTAAGATCCCATCGGGGCAAGTGCTTAACGGTATTCAGGGCCATCAGGATCTCTTCACGACTCTGGCCGCCGCAGCGGGCATACCCGATGTGAACCAGCGTATGCTGAAAGAGAAAAAGCAGTACATCGACGGCGTAAACAACCTCGATTATTGGACCGGCAAGAGCGCCAAGTCGGCCCGCGACCATATTCTCTACTACTTTGAAGGCCAGCTGTCAGCAGTGCGTCTCGGGCCGTGGAAGTTCCACTTTGCCATTGCCGAGCACTACTACGACAACCTGCTGCCACTTGCCAAGCCCAAGGTGTATAACCTGAGGGCTGACCCCTTCGAGAGCTACGACTCGGTCGACTCCAACGGCCATCTGGCACAGAAGGTCTCCTGGATGCTGGCACCTGTGAGTGAAATCATTCAGCAGCACGTCGAAAGCCTGGTGAAATACCCACCAACCCAGGGTGGCACTACCTTCGATATGACCAAGACCATCGAAGATGCGATGAAAAAAACCCAGCAGTAA
- the argB gene encoding acetylglutamate kinase, whose product MSVTNKVLVLKVGGALLQCEMGMARLMDTARQLLEKGEQVVLVHGGGCLVDEQLKANGMETVKLEGLRVTPAEQMPIIAGALAGTSNKLLQGAAAKAGVLSMGMSLCDANMVTAVIKDERLGMVGEVSPKDAKALEFILAQGWLPIISSIAMSDEGELLNVNADQAASVLAKLLGGKLVLLSDVSGVLDGKGKLIPSLNSQEIDELVKLGVIEKGMKVKVEAALEVAQWLGQPVQVASWRDSGQMAALIKGEAVGTQIQPQE is encoded by the coding sequence ATGTCAGTAACTAACAAAGTATTGGTTCTCAAAGTGGGCGGTGCCCTGCTGCAGTGCGAAATGGGCATGGCCAGGCTGATGGACACGGCCAGACAGCTGCTGGAAAAAGGCGAGCAGGTTGTGCTGGTGCACGGTGGCGGTTGCCTGGTTGACGAGCAGCTCAAAGCCAATGGCATGGAAACCGTCAAGCTGGAAGGTCTGCGGGTTACCCCTGCCGAGCAGATGCCCATTATCGCCGGTGCGCTGGCGGGTACCTCCAACAAGTTGCTTCAGGGCGCGGCGGCCAAAGCCGGTGTGTTGAGCATGGGTATGAGCCTGTGTGATGCCAACATGGTGACTGCGGTCATTAAAGATGAGCGCCTGGGCATGGTCGGTGAAGTAAGCCCCAAAGATGCCAAGGCACTGGAATTTATTCTCGCCCAGGGCTGGCTGCCGATTATCAGCTCCATCGCCATGAGCGATGAAGGTGAGCTGCTCAACGTCAATGCCGACCAGGCGGCCTCAGTGCTGGCCAAGCTCCTTGGCGGCAAACTGGTGCTCCTGTCCGACGTATCAGGCGTGCTCGACGGTAAAGGTAAGTTAATCCCCAGTTTGAACAGCCAGGAGATAGACGAGCTGGTCAAACTGGGCGTGATCGAAAAAGGCATGAAAGTCAAAGTAGAAGCAGCACTGGAAGTTGCCCAGTGGCTGGGACAACCGGTACAGGTTGCCTCGTGGCGTGACAGCGGCCAAATGGCGGCATTAATCAAGGGTGAGGCCGTGGGCACACAGATACAACCTCAGGAGTAA
- the argE gene encoding acetylornithine deacetylase has product MKVIPDLKSRFSSLIYAPSISATEPQLDMSNHSVIALLNDWFSDLGFDCQVTKVAGTRDKRNLLAKIGSGEGGLLLAGHTDTVPFDEGRWSQDPFVLTEKDNRWYGLGSCDMKGFFALILEAVKDLPLNTLQKPLYIFASADEETTMEGAKAFAANTGIRPEYAIIGEPTGLKPVYMHKGHLAQGIRITGRSGHSSDPARGLNAIEIMHKVIGQLLKLKQHLADNYREDAFSVPYPTMNFGHIHGGDAANRICGCCDLHLDIRPLPGLALDDLELMLINYLQDINRDYPGAVEIRTLYPGSEAFAGVKDSAWTQLVESLSGQQAEVVNYATEAPYINKLGCQTLVLGPGSINQAHQPDEYMAMDQLKPTVELLKQLIHKACIQ; this is encoded by the coding sequence GTGAAAGTCATTCCAGATCTCAAGAGTCGTTTCTCCTCGCTCATTTATGCACCATCTATCAGTGCAACCGAACCACAACTGGATATGAGTAACCATTCAGTTATCGCCCTGCTGAACGACTGGTTTTCGGATCTGGGATTTGACTGTCAAGTAACAAAGGTAGCAGGCACCCGCGACAAACGGAATTTGCTGGCCAAAATCGGCAGCGGTGAAGGCGGCCTGCTGTTGGCAGGACATACTGACACAGTACCCTTTGATGAAGGTCGCTGGAGCCAGGATCCTTTTGTGCTGACCGAAAAGGACAATCGTTGGTACGGCCTGGGCAGCTGCGATATGAAAGGTTTTTTTGCACTTATCCTCGAGGCGGTGAAGGATTTGCCCCTGAATACACTGCAAAAGCCGCTGTACATCTTTGCCAGCGCCGATGAAGAAACCACCATGGAAGGCGCCAAAGCATTTGCGGCCAATACCGGCATTCGCCCGGAATACGCCATCATTGGCGAACCCACAGGCCTTAAGCCCGTGTATATGCACAAGGGCCATCTGGCGCAGGGGATACGCATCACCGGGCGCAGCGGCCATTCATCCGATCCCGCCCGAGGCCTCAATGCCATCGAAATCATGCACAAAGTAATAGGGCAACTGCTGAAGCTCAAACAACACCTGGCCGACAATTACCGCGAAGACGCCTTCAGCGTGCCCTATCCCACCATGAACTTTGGCCATATCCACGGCGGCGATGCTGCCAACCGGATCTGTGGCTGCTGTGATTTGCATCTGGATATTCGGCCACTGCCGGGCCTGGCGCTGGACGATTTAGAGCTGATGCTGATCAACTACCTGCAGGACATTAATCGCGACTATCCCGGTGCGGTGGAGATCCGAACCCTCTATCCGGGCAGCGAAGCCTTTGCCGGGGTAAAAGACAGCGCCTGGACCCAACTGGTGGAGAGCCTCTCGGGTCAGCAGGCCGAAGTGGTGAACTACGCCACCGAAGCCCCGTACATCAATAAACTAGGCTGCCAGACGCTGGTGCTGGGGCCGGGAAGCATCAATCAGGCCCATCAGCCCGATGAATATATGGCAATGGATCAGCTAAAACCCACGGTAGAATTATTGAAACAGTTGATCCATAAGGCCTGTATTCAATAA
- the argH gene encoding argininosuccinate lyase — protein sequence MALWGGRFQGQASALFQLFNDSLPVDYRLFVQDVEGSIAWADAIASVGILNADECSRLKAALYELLEEVGEDESAIIGSGAEDIHSFVETKLIEKVGDLGKKLHTGRSRNDQVATDLKLWCKASGGLLETKLTAVVQALLALASRELDAVMPGYTHLQRAQPVTFGHWCLAYVEMLERDLSRLADALKRLNTCPLGSGALAGTAYAIDRHALAAALGFGGPTLNSLDAVSDRDHVVELCAAASLSMMHLSRLAEDLIFFNTGEAAFVELADNVTSGSSLMPQKKNPDALELIRGKTGRVYGNLMGILTTMKALPLAYNKDMQEDKEGLFDTLDSWGICLDMAALVLEGVKVNRDNAKQAAQAGYANATELADYLVAKGMPFREAHHVVGEVVLHAISKGQALEALPLAELQSFAAVIGDDVYPHLSLDECLAKRDVLGGTAIKQVTAALATKQQQY from the coding sequence ATGGCCTTGTGGGGCGGCAGATTTCAGGGGCAAGCCAGTGCCCTGTTCCAACTCTTTAACGATTCACTGCCGGTAGATTACCGACTGTTCGTCCAGGACGTGGAAGGCTCCATCGCCTGGGCCGATGCCATTGCCAGCGTGGGCATTTTGAATGCCGATGAATGCAGCCGCCTAAAGGCTGCCCTTTATGAGCTGCTTGAAGAAGTGGGCGAGGATGAGTCGGCCATCATCGGCAGCGGCGCCGAAGACATTCACAGCTTTGTGGAAACCAAACTGATTGAAAAGGTCGGCGACCTCGGTAAAAAACTGCATACCGGCCGTTCCCGTAACGACCAGGTGGCCACCGACCTCAAGCTCTGGTGCAAGGCCTCTGGCGGCCTGCTGGAAACCAAGCTTACCGCCGTGGTTCAGGCCCTGCTGGCGCTGGCAAGCCGTGAGCTGGACGCCGTGATGCCCGGTTACACCCACCTGCAGCGGGCACAGCCTGTGACCTTTGGTCACTGGTGCCTGGCTTATGTGGAAATGCTGGAGCGGGACTTGTCCCGTCTTGCCGATGCTTTGAAGCGCCTTAACACCTGCCCGCTGGGCTCGGGGGCGCTGGCGGGCACTGCCTATGCCATCGACCGCCATGCACTGGCCGCCGCGTTGGGCTTTGGCGGACCGACCCTCAACAGTCTGGATGCGGTCTCCGATCGTGACCATGTGGTGGAGCTCTGCGCCGCCGCGTCACTGTCTATGATGCACCTGTCGCGGTTGGCGGAAGATCTGATTTTCTTCAACACGGGTGAAGCCGCTTTTGTGGAGCTGGCCGATAACGTCACTTCGGGCTCGTCCCTGATGCCACAGAAGAAAAACCCCGATGCGCTTGAGCTTATCCGGGGTAAAACCGGCCGCGTCTACGGCAATCTGATGGGCATTCTCACCACCATGAAGGCGCTGCCACTGGCCTACAACAAGGACATGCAGGAAGACAAAGAAGGCCTGTTCGATACCCTGGACAGCTGGGGTATTTGTCTCGATATGGCAGCGCTGGTGCTGGAAGGTGTGAAGGTAAACCGTGACAACGCCAAGCAGGCGGCCCAGGCGGGTTACGCCAACGCCACCGAGCTTGCCGACTATCTGGTTGCCAAGGGCATGCCTTTCCGTGAGGCGCACCATGTGGTGGGCGAGGTGGTGCTGCATGCCATCAGCAAGGGACAGGCGCTGGAAGCCCTGCCACTGGCCGAGCTGCAATCCTTTGCCGCCGTAATTGGCGATGATGTGTATCCGCACCTCAGCCTGGATGAATGCCTGGCAAAGCGCGATGTGCTGGGTGGCACCGCCATCAAGCAGGTGACAGCGGCGCTGGCTACCAAACAGCAGCAATACTGA
- a CDS encoding ornithine carbamoyltransferase: MKHLISIKELTQKQMLDLLTLAKEIKADPAKYSRALAGKSVVMLFEKPSLRTRVSFDIGINKLGGHCLYLDQQNGALGKRESVKDFASNLSCWADAIVARTFAHETVEGLAKYGRVPVINALSDLYHPCQGLADFLSLAEKFDDLSKVRLAYVGDGNNVSHSLMYGAALLGATMTVICPPGHFPDGFEVQQAQQIAATHGGKLVLTSDINAIEGHDAVYTDTWISMGDNTALTDIKAKFAPYQVNKALMDKAGASYFMHCLPAHRGLEVTDEVMDGEGSLILDQAENRMHAQNAVLVTLLG; this comes from the coding sequence ATGAAGCATTTGATATCGATAAAAGAACTGACGCAAAAGCAGATGTTGGATCTGCTGACTCTGGCAAAGGAGATCAAGGCCGACCCGGCCAAATACTCCCGCGCGCTGGCGGGCAAGAGTGTGGTAATGCTGTTTGAAAAGCCTTCTCTGCGTACCCGCGTCAGCTTCGACATCGGTATCAACAAGCTCGGTGGTCACTGCCTGTATCTGGATCAGCAAAATGGTGCACTGGGCAAGCGCGAGTCGGTAAAAGACTTTGCCTCCAACCTGTCTTGCTGGGCCGATGCCATAGTGGCGCGTACCTTTGCCCACGAAACCGTGGAAGGTCTTGCCAAATATGGTCGGGTGCCGGTGATCAATGCCCTGTCGGACCTCTACCATCCCTGTCAGGGGCTGGCGGATTTTCTGAGTCTGGCCGAAAAGTTTGACGACCTGTCCAAGGTACGTTTGGCCTACGTCGGTGATGGCAACAACGTCAGTCACTCACTGATGTACGGCGCCGCCTTGCTCGGGGCCACCATGACGGTGATCTGCCCACCAGGGCACTTCCCCGATGGCTTTGAGGTGCAGCAGGCACAGCAAATAGCTGCGACCCACGGTGGCAAACTGGTGTTAACTTCTGATATCAATGCGATAGAAGGCCACGATGCCGTCTACACTGATACCTGGATCTCCATGGGCGACAACACGGCGCTGACTGACATCAAGGCCAAGTTTGCGCCTTATCAGGTGAACAAGGCGCTGATGGACAAGGCCGGAGCCAGCTATTTTATGCACTGTCTGCCTGCACACCGCGGCCTGGAAGTGACCGATGAAGTGATGGACGGTGAAGGTTCCCTCATTCTGGATCAGGCCGAGAACCGCATGCACGCACAAAACGCAGTGTTGGTCACACTGCTCGGATAA
- a CDS encoding anaerobic sulfatase maturase codes for MTAIDVVTVTEFPALKRAKHVTGSQYRFHTMIKPSGAQCNLDCRYCFYLHKEQLLGQPKRPRMDDEVLEQHIRQYIQAQTGDRVVFSWQGGEPTLMGLHFFRRVVALQQKYARPGLKIENDLQTNGTLLDEDWCAFLKQHKFLVGLSIDGPEQFHDLHRYSKTGGKTFAAVVRAARLLHAHQIPFSALCVINRDNAEYPLEVYRFLRDEITPRLIQFIPGMEKADFVSAAPGSWDKARLPREDAPEALPGNPGSAVADWSVAPLQWGRFLTRVWDEWLAKDYGKVFVDQFENVLSMITGQGSQQCVTSQVCGKAMALEHNGDLYSCDHFVYPEYRLGNIRTEHQGDLAFSERQQAFGYAKSANLPAKCKQCAYLKLCWGHCPKDRFLKTTDNEPGLHYLCQGLTLFYRHVIQECDRLSG; via the coding sequence GTGACTGCAATTGATGTTGTTACCGTAACTGAGTTCCCCGCACTTAAGCGGGCCAAACACGTCACCGGAAGCCAGTACCGCTTCCACACCATGATTAAGCCAAGTGGTGCCCAGTGCAACCTCGACTGCCGCTACTGTTTTTACCTGCACAAAGAGCAGCTCCTGGGTCAACCCAAGCGACCGCGCATGGATGATGAGGTACTCGAGCAGCACATTCGGCAGTATATTCAGGCCCAAACCGGCGATCGGGTGGTATTCAGCTGGCAGGGAGGCGAACCCACTCTGATGGGGCTTCACTTCTTTCGCCGAGTCGTTGCCCTGCAACAAAAATATGCCCGTCCCGGGCTCAAAATTGAAAACGATCTACAAACCAACGGCACCCTGCTGGACGAAGACTGGTGTGCGTTTCTCAAGCAGCACAAATTCCTGGTTGGCCTGTCTATCGATGGCCCCGAACAGTTCCACGACCTGCACAGGTACAGCAAAACCGGCGGCAAGACTTTTGCTGCCGTGGTGCGTGCCGCCCGCCTGCTGCATGCCCATCAAATTCCCTTCAGCGCCCTGTGCGTGATAAACCGCGACAACGCCGAATACCCGCTGGAGGTTTATCGCTTCCTGCGCGATGAAATCACCCCCCGGCTGATTCAGTTTATTCCCGGCATGGAAAAAGCCGACTTTGTCAGCGCTGCCCCGGGCAGTTGGGATAAGGCCCGCCTGCCAAGGGAGGATGCGCCCGAGGCACTGCCGGGGAACCCCGGCTCCGCTGTGGCCGACTGGTCGGTGGCGCCGCTGCAGTGGGGGCGTTTTCTCACCCGGGTGTGGGACGAATGGCTTGCCAAGGATTATGGCAAGGTATTTGTGGATCAGTTTGAAAATGTGCTGTCGATGATCACCGGCCAAGGCTCGCAGCAATGTGTGACCAGTCAGGTGTGCGGCAAAGCCATGGCGTTGGAGCACAATGGCGATCTCTACAGCTGCGATCACTTTGTGTATCCAGAATATCGCCTTGGCAATATCCGTACCGAGCATCAGGGCGATCTCGCCTTCAGCGAACGCCAGCAAGCCTTTGGTTACGCCAAATCCGCCAATTTACCGGCCAAGTGTAAGCAATGCGCCTATCTTAAATTGTGCTGGGGCCATTGCCCCAAAGACAGATTCTTAAAAACCACAGACAACGAGCCGGGGCTGCATTACCTCTGCCAGGGTCTGACACTGTTTTATCGCCATGTGATTCAGGAATGTGATCGTTTGTCCGGCTGA